TCGTCGAGCTCCGAGTCGGGCGGGCTGGCAGTCGTCATGAGGGAGCGCGTCGCAGCGGTCACGACCCTCCCTAGTCCGCGTGCTCGCACAAGGCGCCGATCCCATCCGTCGCGCGCGCTTGGCAGAGGTTGGAGGGATGCTAGGGCCTACCGGCCGGAAGGTCTATACCCCGGACCTTTTCCTCGCGCAGCCGAGAGGACATGATGTCGGCGTGACCGCGCCGCGTGACCTGCCCCAAGCCGCGCGAGTCGTGATCATCGGCGGCGGCGTCGGTGGAACGAGCGTCGCCTACCACCTCGCCGAGCTCGGCGAGCATGACGTGGTGCTGGTCGACCGCGCCGAGCTCACGAGCGGATCGACCTTCCACTCCGCCGGCCTGGTCGGCCAGCTGCGCGCCGACCCGACGCTCACCCGCATGAACATGTACTCGGTCGAGCTCTACCGCAAGCTCGCCGCCGGCGAGCACAGCCCCGGGTGGACGGAGTCGGGCGGGATCAAGCTGGCCTCCAGCCAGGAGCGGCTGGCCGAGATCCGCCGGCAGATCAGCTGGGCGCGCACTTACGACCTGCCGCTGCACGAGATCTCGGTGGCCGAGGCGGCTGAGCTGTTCCCACTGATCGACCCGGATGGGGTCGTGGGTGCGGCGTACCTGGACTCGGACGGGTACCTCGACCCGTCGCAGCTGACCTACGCCCTTGCCGCCGGCGCGCGGTCGGGCGGGGTGCGGACCTTCACGCACACCCGGGTAACGGCCGTCGAGGTGGACAACGGCCGCGTGCGGCGCGTGCGGACCGATCGCGGTGACGTCGAGTGCGAGGTCGTCGTGAACTGCGGCGGCATCTTCGCGGCCGAGATCGGCCGGCTCGCCGGGGTCCGCATCCCGCTCGTCCCGATGTCCCACCAGTACCTCGTGACCGACGCGTTCCTGCCGCGTCGCGAGCGCCCGCTGCCGACTCTGCGCGACCCCGACCTGCTGGTCTACTTCCGCCAGGAGGTCGACGGGCTGGTCATGGGCGGGTACGAGCGTGACCCTGCGGCCTACACCGCAACGTCAATCGCGTACGACGCGGTCCCCGGCGACTTCAACGGACAGCTGCTCAAGGAGGACTGGCCGCGGTTCGAGGAGATCGCGACCAACTCGCAGCGCCGCGTCCCTGCCATGGCCGAGGTCGGCGTGCGCCGGATCATCAACGGGCCGGAGGCGTTCACACCGGACAACGAGTTCTGCCTCGGCGAGACCGAGGTCGCCGGTTTCTTCGTCGCCGCCGGCTTCTGCGCCCATGGCATCGCCGGCGCCGGCGGCATCGGCAAGATCATGGCCGAGTGGATCGTCGAGGGGGAACCGAGCCTCGACGTCTGGCACATGGACATCAACCGCTTCGGCCGCCAGTGGCGGTCTCCCGGATACACCCTGTCCCGAACCGTCGAGAGCTACCAGCGCTACTACGACATCCCGTACCCCGGCCTGCAGCGTCAAGCCGGACGGCCGTTGCGCACGAGCCCGGCGTACGAGTGGCACCGCGCACATGACGCCGAGTTCGGCGAGAAGTCCGGCTGGGAGCGGGTCGACTACTACCGGTCGAACGAGACGGATGACGAGACCGAGCGGCCGCCCGGTTGGGCGGGTCGCTACTGGTCCTCCGCGATCGGTGCCGAGCATCGCGCGACCCGGGCGAGCGCCGGCTGGTTCGACGAAACGTCTTTCGCGAAGCTCGAAGTGAGCGGGCCGGAGGCCGCGACGTTTCTCGACTGGGTGTGCGACAACCGGGTTGCCCGGGAGGTCGGTGCCGTCACCTATACGCAGGCGCTGAACCATCGCGGCGGGATAGAGGCGGACTTCACCGTGACCCGCACCGCCCAGGACGTGTTCCTCATCGTCACCGGAACTGCCTACGGCACGCACGATCTGGCCTGGCTGCGCAAGCAGGCGCGGCGCCGTTTGGCCGCGGTGCGCATCGCCGACGTCACCGGTCTCTACAGCTGCTTCGCGCTCTGGGGGCCGAGCGCCCGAGGCATCCTCGGCGCGCTGACCTCTGCCGACCTCAGCCGCGAGGCGTTCGGCTTCATGACCTCGCAGGAGCTGACCATCGCCGACGTACCCGTGCGTGCCCTGCAGGTGACCTTCGTCGGCGAGCACGGTTGGGAGCTCTACGCGCCTTCCGAGTACGGCGCCCGGCTCTGGTCGCAGGTCTGGGAAGCGGGGCAAGACTTCGGGCTGGTGGCGGCCGGCTATCGCGCGATCGAGAGCATGCGGCTGGAGAAGGGCTACCGGGTGTGGAGCACGGACATCACGCCCGAGACCACGCCGTACGAAGCCGGTCTCGGGTTCTGCGTGAAGCTCGACAAGGAGGGCGGCTTCGAAGGCAGGGATGCGCTCGTGGCGGCGAAGGCGCGCGGTCTCGAGCGGAAGCTGTGTGCAATCGTCCTGGACGACCCGGCCGACGTCGTGCTGGGCAGCGAGCCGGTCGCCATCGACGGCCGGGTCGCCGGGCGGGTCACCTCGGGAGGTTACGGATACACGGTGCGCCGATCGATCGCCTACGCCTACCTCGGCGTCGAGCACGCCGTCCCGGGCACCACGGTGACCGTCGACCTGTTCGGCCGGTGGGCCCCCGGCGCAGTCGTGAAAGAGCCGGTTCTCGCTGCGGCGGCGCCGGCGACCGCCGGTTCGGCCACCGGGGGGATGTCATGACGGCGCGCCCGCGAATCGGGCTGACGACGTATCGCGAACGCGCGGTGTTCGGGGTCTGGGACGAGACCGCCGACATGTTGCCGGCGATCTATGCGGACGCGATCGAGGTCGCGGGTGGCTTGCCGATCCTCTTGCCGCCGGCGATCTGCGACGACGAGGTCGACGCAGCCGCGGAGGCGGTCCTCGACGGCGTACACGGCCTGGTGCTCTCCGGCGGTGCCGACGTCGACCCCGAGCGGTACGCCGCAAAGCGGCACGAGCGCACCGGGCCGCCGCGCCACGACAGGGACGCCTGGGAGATCGCGCTGGTCGGTGCTGCCCTCCGGCGCGATCTTCCGCTGCTCGGCGTGTGCCGCGGTATGCAGGTGCTCGCGGTCGCCCTCGGCGGCACGCTCGAGCAGCACCTGCCCGACCGGGTCGGTCACGAGGACCATGCGCACACGCCAGGCGTCCACGGGCGGCACGAGGTCCGGCTGGCCCCCGAAAGCCGGCTGGCCGGCATCGTCGGACCCGTGGCCGAGGTCGCTACCTATCACCATCAAGCGGTGGACCGGTTGCCCGACGGCGTGGTGGCGAGCGGCTGGGCAGAGGACGGCACGGTCGAGGCCTTCGACGTCTGCGACTCGACCTGGGCGGTCGGCGTCCAGTGGCACCCGGAGGTCTACAACGGGCAGTCGCTGTTTGCTGCCTTCGTCGCAGCGAGCGCCGCCTGGCGGGATGCGGAGGTGGCTGAGTGACGTCCGGCAGTGTGGAGCGGTTATGGGCCAGGTCGGTTTTCTCACCGGTGCCGGTCCGCAACGCCTTCGAGGTGACGGTCGAGCGGCTGGCTCGGTCGATCCGGCTCGGTGTGCTCGCCGGCGGGGAGCAGCTGCCACCGGAGCGCGAGCTCGCAGAGACCTTCGGGGTGTCCCGGGTGACCCTGCGGGAGGCGATCAAGGCGCTGCGGGCCGCGGACCTGGTCGAGTCCCGGCGCGGGCGTGGCGGCGGCACCTTCGTCGTGGCCCCGCGCGCCGCGTCGCCCGCGCGCACCAACCAGATCGATCCCTCGGTCATGCCTGCGCTGAACGACACCCTGGAGCTGCGCCGAATCGTCGAGCCCGGAGCCGCCGCGCTGGCGGCCGGCCGGGCCTTGTCCGCTGCGGACC
Above is a window of Mycobacteriales bacterium DNA encoding:
- a CDS encoding FAD-dependent oxidoreductase; this translates as MTAPRDLPQAARVVIIGGGVGGTSVAYHLAELGEHDVVLVDRAELTSGSTFHSAGLVGQLRADPTLTRMNMYSVELYRKLAAGEHSPGWTESGGIKLASSQERLAEIRRQISWARTYDLPLHEISVAEAAELFPLIDPDGVVGAAYLDSDGYLDPSQLTYALAAGARSGGVRTFTHTRVTAVEVDNGRVRRVRTDRGDVECEVVVNCGGIFAAEIGRLAGVRIPLVPMSHQYLVTDAFLPRRERPLPTLRDPDLLVYFRQEVDGLVMGGYERDPAAYTATSIAYDAVPGDFNGQLLKEDWPRFEEIATNSQRRVPAMAEVGVRRIINGPEAFTPDNEFCLGETEVAGFFVAAGFCAHGIAGAGGIGKIMAEWIVEGEPSLDVWHMDINRFGRQWRSPGYTLSRTVESYQRYYDIPYPGLQRQAGRPLRTSPAYEWHRAHDAEFGEKSGWERVDYYRSNETDDETERPPGWAGRYWSSAIGAEHRATRASAGWFDETSFAKLEVSGPEAATFLDWVCDNRVAREVGAVTYTQALNHRGGIEADFTVTRTAQDVFLIVTGTAYGTHDLAWLRKQARRRLAAVRIADVTGLYSCFALWGPSARGILGALTSADLSREAFGFMTSQELTIADVPVRALQVTFVGEHGWELYAPSEYGARLWSQVWEAGQDFGLVAAGYRAIESMRLEKGYRVWSTDITPETTPYEAGLGFCVKLDKEGGFEGRDALVAAKARGLERKLCAIVLDDPADVVLGSEPVAIDGRVAGRVTSGGYGYTVRRSIAYAYLGVEHAVPGTTVTVDLFGRWAPGAVVKEPVLAAAAPATAGSATGGMS
- a CDS encoding gamma-glutamyl-gamma-aminobutyrate hydrolase family protein, giving the protein MTARPRIGLTTYRERAVFGVWDETADMLPAIYADAIEVAGGLPILLPPAICDDEVDAAAEAVLDGVHGLVLSGGADVDPERYAAKRHERTGPPRHDRDAWEIALVGAALRRDLPLLGVCRGMQVLAVALGGTLEQHLPDRVGHEDHAHTPGVHGRHEVRLAPESRLAGIVGPVAEVATYHHQAVDRLPDGVVASGWAEDGTVEAFDVCDSTWAVGVQWHPEVYNGQSLFAAFVAASAAWRDAEVAE
- a CDS encoding GntR family transcriptional regulator; the encoded protein is MTSGSVERLWARSVFSPVPVRNAFEVTVERLARSIRLGVLAGGEQLPPERELAETFGVSRVTLREAIKALRAADLVESRRGRGGGTFVVAPRAASPARTNQIDPSVMPALNDTLELRRIVEPGAAALAAGRALSAADRATLARCLRESTECSPEARRLADSRLHMAIAAAGESASVAAVVADVQMRLTELLRAIPVIPANIQHSDRQHAAIVAAILAGQPELARTEMEEHVDGTAALLRGLLS